In the Marinobacter sp. MDS2 genome, GAACTAATACAGTTTGGATCAGATTTCACCAAAGCAATGGATCCTGTGATGCTGGCTCACGGCAACCTGACCGAAGCGACGGCCCTGAATCTGGCGAAACAGGTGCATGCGGTTGTACTTCACAGCAGTGACCATGTTCAAGTTCCACGTTCCCGAGTCCGGCAATTGCCTGCAGGCGAAACCGAAGCGGTGCTCAGCGTAGAGCACCCAGACACGGGCTATACCTTGTACCTCCAAGGCAAGAATAGATCCTACGAAGAACGCGCCCGCTACCGGCTATTGGCCCAGATCGTCAGCAGCCCGTTCTATGAAGACATAAGAACCACCAAACAACTCGGCTACATTGTGTACGCCACCGCCTTCGAGATTCTGGAAACCCCGGCTCTGGGACTGGTTGTCCAATCCCCGGAAGCCAGTGGCGCAGAGATAGACGGTGCGGTGAACGGGTTTGCTGAACGCTTTAAACTCAGACTCGCCGAGCTGTCGCCCGAGCAACTGAACCGTGAAAAACAGGCTGTTATCAGCAAAATGATGGCTCGGGACCGGCAGCTAGGCGATGTATCTGGCCGCTATTGGCGGGAGATTGACCGGGAAAACGACCAATTCGATAGCCGCGAAAAACTGGCGGCCGCAATTCGTGATGTTTCACTCGACGAGCTGATCAGCACCTTTGAAGAAGCGGTGATTGAACGGCAGCGAGCATTTAAGGTGCTGACGGCAAAAGGAGAATCCAATCAGCAATCTATTCTGAATCAGCTGCGCGAGCGTCAGCCAGTGGCCCCTTGAGCCACGGGCTGATGCCCGTTATTATACCGCCTCTTCTGAAATGCCTCCGTAGCTCATCTGGATAGAGCGTCCCCCTCCTAAGGGGAAGGTAGCAGGTTCGAGTCCTGCCGGGGGTACCATCCTACTTATCATCACCATCATCTGATTGCTTTGCCTTGGCACCTGCTGACACAGCAATTAAAAATTAGGATGCAGCATGAAAAATACCGTCGTACTCATATCTCTGGGTGGCACTATTGCCAGTCTTCCTGACAGTTCCGGGCGTGCCATTGCTGGTGCTCTTTCGGGTAAAGAGCTAATGGACACCTTGAAGATCGAGAGCGATGGCCCGGTTGAAGTCATCACGCTCTTCCAGAAACCCAGCAATGCCATTACCACCGCCGATCTGTTGCAGCTAAGAACTCTGTGTTTGGAGTTGTCAGAGCGTCCGGAGGTTGCCGGATTAGTTGTGTCACAAGGGACTGACACTCTGGAAGATACGGCTTATTTTTTGGATACCACTCTGGATCTGAACGACACCGCATTGGTGGTTACCGGTGCCCAACGGGTGCCTTATGCGCCCGGTTCCGATGCGGGCCCCAACCTTCGCGATGCTATAAAGGTGGCGAACGCCCCTGAAGCCCGAGGTGCGGGTACGGTCGTAGTGTTCAATGAAGAAATACATGCGGCCGCTTCTGTGCGCAAAGTCAGCAGCTATCAGCTCAATGGCTTCGGCTCGCCAGGAGTTGGCCCTTTAGGTTTCGTCGACGGCGATGAGGTTCGCCTGAACCATCGGCTGCAGCGCCCTTCCACCATCACACCTGGCCAGCAGCTGCCGCGAGTAGACATTCTGCCGGTCGCGATCGACGCGTCGCCGGCACTGCTAGAAGCCTCGGTAGCCAGTGGCACCCAAGGTCTGGTCATTGACGCTATTGGCCGTGGTCATATCCCGCCAAATTGGGTTGAACCGCTGCAAGCTGCGATCAACGCCGGAGTACCGGTTGTGGTTACATCCTCAACCCATTGGGGCCGCGTGGCAGAGGTTTATGAATATCGAGGTTCGCTGGCGGAGCAAGTCTCTATGGGCGCACTCAAGGCGCCTCACCTGAATGCCCGTAAAGCCCGACTGCGGCTAATGTGTGCTCTGTCCGGCAAGACTCCTATCGAGCAATCTCTTTTTGCTTGATCAGGCCATAATGTCACACCGGCCCGCGATCAATCTTTGTGAGCGCTTCATTGACCTGAAATACTTTGGCATTCACGACAGGAACACCGAAACTCTTGAGCCTAGCAGTGTGCATTTCCAGGTATTTATGGGCGCTGTCTGAATCTTCAAACAGATAAATACCCCCGGCTTCCTTCGTGGCCGGGTTTTCTGTCCAAACTTTCCAAATGAGCCCAGGCTCTTTAGCAATGGATTCGGCTAGATCCTTCATCGCATCTGTCATTTCCTGCCCGAAAGGTCCGTCGAAGGGGAAATCAACCTGCAACAATGTTTTCATGAAGACCACTCCTCTTAATCAAACGAATTCGCCTGCATTGCATTCATTCTATCAATAACGAGACAGCGCCATTTATCTAGGATCGTCGAACCGGAACAATCCTATGCACCGCTCTGGCCAGCCAACTTAACCCGACGAGTAAGGGAAGAAGAACGAGAAACCAGCCCGGTAGCTGCACCATCCAAGCGGGCACACCTATAACCGATGCCACGCCGGCGAACAGATCATTGAGAATGGCGGGGTGTTTTACCGTCACATACGCGAGTGCGATCAACGCAGGCCATTTGGCGTTGCTCACTACTGCAGAGGCCATTTGGCCGGCACGCGCCAGTCGGGCGGAATAGCTGGCCGTTCGTGTGGTTACAGAAGCGGATCGAGCTGTATTCGTTGCCACCCTGCCCGCTTTGAGAAACTTCACTGCGCTGCCAATAATGACGGCGTCTACCGCGGCCCAGCCGAAATCACTCGCGCGCAGTTCTTGATCGGTTCGATATCGGGTTTCCAGCGTGCGAATGCCACTGGTGAAGAACTGCGCAATTCCTTCGGTGATTCGCTCCGTCCAGATCCATTCAATAGCGCCGTCCGGTGCCACTCGAAATTGACCGGTGAAATCATCACCCTCTTGATTTGCGAAATTCACTGCGTGCCAAGCGCGCTGCTCGGGACTTAATGCTGCATCG is a window encoding:
- a CDS encoding asparaginase, with amino-acid sequence MKNTVVLISLGGTIASLPDSSGRAIAGALSGKELMDTLKIESDGPVEVITLFQKPSNAITTADLLQLRTLCLELSERPEVAGLVVSQGTDTLEDTAYFLDTTLDLNDTALVVTGAQRVPYAPGSDAGPNLRDAIKVANAPEARGAGTVVVFNEEIHAAASVRKVSSYQLNGFGSPGVGPLGFVDGDEVRLNHRLQRPSTITPGQQLPRVDILPVAIDASPALLEASVASGTQGLVIDAIGRGHIPPNWVEPLQAAINAGVPVVVTSSTHWGRVAEVYEYRGSLAEQVSMGALKAPHLNARKARLRLMCALSGKTPIEQSLFA
- a CDS encoding monooxygenase codes for the protein MKTLLQVDFPFDGPFGQEMTDAMKDLAESIAKEPGLIWKVWTENPATKEAGGIYLFEDSDSAHKYLEMHTARLKSFGVPVVNAKVFQVNEALTKIDRGPV